ATTTTAGTTGATTATTGCTGTGTTTTACCGCCGAATCTGGGTCTTTTAGGCCATTTCCCGTTAAAACACACACTACGGTGGCTCCATCGGGAACCTGTTGATGCACTTTTAATAATCCTGCCACAGAAGCGGCGCTGGCTGGTTCACAGAAAACCCCCTCTTGGCCCCCTAAAATCCGATAGGCTGCCAATATTTCCTCATCGCTGACTGCGTGAAATTGCCCTTGACTAGCGTGACTAGCAGCCCAAGCTTTTTCCCAGTTAGCGGGGTTGCCGATACGGATAGCCGTGGCTAGGGTTTCGGGATGGTCAACCGGTTGTTTAGAGATAAAAGGGGCGGCCCCGGCGGCCTGAAAACCCATCATCTTCGGCAGCTGGTCACATTTACCTATCTGGTGATACTGACAGAATCCCATCCAATAGGCGCTAATATTGCCCGCATTACCCACGGGAATACATAACCAGTCGGGAGCATTACCCAAGACATCGACAATCTCGAAAGCGGCGGTTTTTTGACCCTCTAAACGGTAGGGATTGACGGAATTGACTAAAGTTACGGGATAATTTTCTGATAGTTGGCGGACAATCTTGAGGGCATCATCGAAGTTGCCATTAATAGCGATGACTTCCGCTCCGTACAATAAAGCCTGGGCTAATTTTCCTAAGGCCACATAACCGTCGGGGATAATCACAAAGGCCCGCATCCCGGCCCTTCTTGCATAGGCTGCCGCCGCCGCCGAGGTGTTCCCGGTACTGGCACAAATCACCGCTTTTGCCCCTTCTTCCTTAGCTTTCGAGATGGCCATCGTCATGCCCCGGTCTTTAAAGCTGCCGGTGGGATTTAAACCATCATATTTGACAAAAACCTTGACATCGCGCCCGATTTGTGCTGAGAGATAGGGGGCGGGGATCAGGGGTGTATTGCCTTCTAGGAGGGTAATTACAGGGGTTTTACTGCTTACGGGCAGAAATTGGCGATATTCTTCGATCAAACCGCGCCAGCCGCCGATAGACGATGATTTAGTGGGTGATTGGGGGATCGATCGAGAAATAATTGTCATAGCCTTAAGGATACAGATTTGATTAGATGGCCCAGCTTCCTATTTTATCGAATAAGCAGTCCAAAAAATTAATCTCGATCGCCCGATTGGGATTCATGGGGGTTAAAACAGGGATGCCGGGAGATAAAAGGCAATAAAAGCCAATAAATGACTTTTTTGGTCAAAAAATAGTTATTTTATTGCTAAAACTCTGATTTTTTGCCCTTTTTGTCTTTCAGAAGTTGATTTAACTTAGTGTCAGCAGAAGTCCCTCGCTTTTAGCGATGGGATGAATGCTGACCAGCATATAGACAATTCTATAAAGTTGTGTTATCATAAATATAGATTCTTGATAACAGCTATGTACAAAGCATATAAATTCACAATAAAACCCAATACCGAGCAAGAAATAGCCTTAGCTAAAGGCTTCGGCTGTTGTCGCTGGTTTTGGAACTATTCCTTGAATTTATGCCAAGAAACCTATAAAACCACAGGAAAAGGGCTAACACGAAACTATATTCAGGGACTATTGCCTAGTCTCAAAAAAGAATATGAGTGGTTGACAGATGCTTATTCTCAGTGCTTACAGGTTGTTGCTTTGAACTTATCGCAAGCTTATCAAAATTTCTTTGAAAAACGGGCTAGATTACCAAGATTCAAGTCCAAACATGGTAGGCAATCAATTAGCTATCCAGCTAATGTCAAGTTTGAAGGTGACTACCTCAAATTACCGGGTAAAGTTGGATTAGTTTATTGTGTGCGTCATCGGGAATTTGAAGGAACAATTAAAACCGTTACTATCTCAAAAACTCCAGACGGTAAATACTACGCTTCTATTTTAGTTGATGACGAATTGGAGTTGCCTGAGACATCAAAGGATGGCAAAGGCATAGGAATTGATTTAGGACTTACTCATTTTGCCATTACCAGCAATGGTAGTAAGTATGAGAATCCTAGACATTTAGCTAAACATCAACGTAATTTAAAGCGTAAACAACAAAAGTTATCCCGTAAAAAGAAGGGAAGTAACAACCGTCAAAAAGCTAGACGTAAAGTAGCTAAAGTTCACTCTAAAATCTCAAGATGTCGTGAGGATTTTCTCCACAAGCTATCCCGTAAGATAGTTAACGAAAACCAAGTTATTGCGGTAGAAAATCTCAATGTTAAAGGCATGGTACGCAATCATAATTTAGCTAAGGCTATTAGTGATTGTGGTTGGGGAATGTTTTGTACAATGCTTAAATACAAGGCAGAATGGGAAGGAAAAACTTATATCGAAGTTGATAGGTTTTTCCCTAGTTCTAAAACTTGTAATGTCTGTCTAAATCAAGTAGCGAGTTTACCACTTGATGTTAGAACATGGACTTGTGAGCATTGCAAAACAACCCATGATCGTGATATAAATGCGGCGATAAACATCAAAAATGAAGCCTTACGGATACTTGTACTGAGCAAAGCCGAAGTATTGTCGTTAGGAACTAGCGATACTGCCTATAGAGGGGATGTAAGACCAAAAGTTGGGCGTAAGTCCGTCTTGAGGCAATCCCCCGTGAAATAGGAAGCTCTCAACTCTGTTGAGAGTAGTTCACTTAGCTGGTTATATTTAAATTGAAGATGGCTCCCCCTTTAATCCCTAGGGTTGATTCATAGTAGGGTTGATTCATGAATCAACCCTACCCTGTCAGCCTTGATAAGGGGGGTTTGATCCCCCCTGCCCCCCTTGATAAGGGGGGTTTGATCCCCCCTGCCCCCCTTGATAAGGGGGGTGTCTGACAGTTAACACCTACCTACTTAATAAACCATCACCGGGTAAATAGCCAGAGATAAAAATTATGAAGGAAAGCACCGTCCCCACCATTAATCTCGCCCCTAAACTCAGACGCGATTTATCTTTACGGAATCCCTTTGATTATCTTTTGCTGTTGTACTGGGTGTTTTATTTTCCCCAAGCAGTGCGCTGGTATGTGGAAACGAGAGACGGCGGCGATAACCATCCCGTACAATTGCGTCTAGGGATTCAGGGTCTTCTCTTAACTGTAATTACCCCTCTGATTATCTGTAGCATAGCGGCAAATTTAGGACTTTCTGTTGATTGGGGTGGCGTGGTGTGGGGCGTGGTGTGGGGCGTGGCGTTGGGCGTGGTGTGGGGCGTGGTGTGGGGCGTGGTGTGGGGCGTGGTGTGGGGCGTGGTGTGGGGCGTGGCGTT
This Microcystis wesenbergii NRERC-220 DNA region includes the following protein-coding sequences:
- the thrC gene encoding threonine synthase, coding for MTIISRSIPQSPTKSSSIGGWRGLIEEYRQFLPVSSKTPVITLLEGNTPLIPAPYLSAQIGRDVKVFVKYDGLNPTGSFKDRGMTMAISKAKEEGAKAVICASTGNTSAAAAAYARRAGMRAFVIIPDGYVALGKLAQALLYGAEVIAINGNFDDALKIVRQLSENYPVTLVNSVNPYRLEGQKTAAFEIVDVLGNAPDWLCIPVGNAGNISAYWMGFCQYHQIGKCDQLPKMMGFQAAGAAPFISKQPVDHPETLATAIRIGNPANWEKAWAASHASQGQFHAVSDEEILAAYRILGGQEGVFCEPASAASVAGLLKVHQQVPDGATVVCVLTGNGLKDPDSAVKHSNNQLKSGIAPELTQVAQIMGF
- the tnpB gene encoding IS200/IS605 family element RNA-guided endonuclease TnpB, with the protein product MYKAYKFTIKPNTEQEIALAKGFGCCRWFWNYSLNLCQETYKTTGKGLTRNYIQGLLPSLKKEYEWLTDAYSQCLQVVALNLSQAYQNFFEKRARLPRFKSKHGRQSISYPANVKFEGDYLKLPGKVGLVYCVRHREFEGTIKTVTISKTPDGKYYASILVDDELELPETSKDGKGIGIDLGLTHFAITSNGSKYENPRHLAKHQRNLKRKQQKLSRKKKGSNNRQKARRKVAKVHSKISRCREDFLHKLSRKIVNENQVIAVENLNVKGMVRNHNLAKAISDCGWGMFCTMLKYKAEWEGKTYIEVDRFFPSSKTCNVCLNQVASLPLDVRTWTCEHCKTTHDRDINAAINIKNEALRILVLSKAEVLSLGTSDTAYRGDVRPKVGRKSVLRQSPVK